Proteins from one Mucilaginibacter jinjuensis genomic window:
- a CDS encoding DUF6600 domain-containing protein encodes MKTLKKYIWHGLMLFAIILAMPNKSSAQGDAISFQTFYDELSPYGTWIDDPNYGNVWVPDAGPDFRPYASDGHWVLTDYGNTWVSDYDWGWAPFHYGRWRFDDYYGWEWVPGYEWGPAWVNWRSGGGYYGWAPLSPGLSVSVSFGSGYDVPESYWVFAAAAYINSPRIYNYYVPRARVNTYIHQTTYITNVYVNNNRRYYAGPRREDIQRYTHTAPPVYRINNAERPGRPGINNHAVNIYRPSVTHVTTARPARVVDANAYRNAHPAANIGNHNTGNINHNNAAQLAAVARSNDAANHNMVRVNNRPNQPGGNHPQPNQPGQQGRPNVPNQPGQPAQHNNPNQHGQEGHQQPVQPGVQPNQPGQHNNPNQHGQEGHQQPGQPGVQPNQPGQHNNPNPHGQEGHQQPGQPGVQPNQPGQHNNPNQHGQEGHQQPGQPGAQPNQPGARPTRDAQQEQQHQQQQEQQRQQQQAQQQQAQQQAQQQAQRQQQQAQQQQRQQQQAQQQAQQQQRQQQQAQQQAQQQQRQQQQAQRQQQQAQQQQRQQQQAQQQAQRQQQQAQQQAQQQQRQQQQMQQQQRQQQQMQQQQQRQQQQMQQQQRQQRPPQQQPQEHHQR; translated from the coding sequence ATGAAAACCCTTAAAAAATATATCTGGCACGGCTTAATGCTATTTGCCATCATATTGGCAATGCCCAATAAGAGTAGCGCACAAGGAGACGCTATATCTTTCCAAACATTTTATGATGAACTATCACCTTACGGTACCTGGATAGATGATCCCAATTACGGCAACGTATGGGTGCCCGATGCAGGACCCGATTTCAGGCCCTATGCCAGCGATGGCCACTGGGTGTTAACCGACTATGGCAATACCTGGGTATCTGACTACGACTGGGGTTGGGCACCTTTCCACTACGGCCGCTGGCGTTTCGACGATTATTACGGTTGGGAATGGGTACCCGGTTACGAGTGGGGACCAGCCTGGGTTAACTGGCGTAGTGGCGGCGGCTATTATGGCTGGGCACCCTTAAGCCCCGGACTGAGTGTAAGCGTATCATTCGGCAGTGGCTATGACGTGCCCGAAAGTTATTGGGTATTTGCAGCCGCAGCCTATATTAACAGTCCGCGTATTTACAATTACTACGTACCGCGCGCACGGGTAAATACTTATATACATCAAACAACCTACATCACCAACGTTTATGTAAACAACAACCGCAGGTATTATGCAGGCCCGCGCCGCGAGGATATACAGCGTTATACCCACACTGCGCCACCGGTTTACCGTATTAACAATGCCGAAAGACCGGGCAGACCGGGTATAAATAACCATGCCGTTAACATTTACAGGCCATCGGTTACCCACGTAACTACAGCCCGCCCGGCCCGTGTGGTTGATGCTAATGCATATCGTAATGCACATCCTGCTGCAAACATTGGCAACCACAACACTGGCAACATTAACCATAATAATGCTGCGCAACTGGCTGCCGTAGCCCGTAGTAATGATGCAGCTAACCATAATATGGTACGGGTAAATAATAGGCCCAACCAACCAGGCGGTAACCATCCACAGCCTAATCAGCCGGGGCAACAGGGTCGTCCGAATGTACCTAATCAGCCAGGGCAGCCTGCTCAGCATAATAACCCTAACCAACATGGTCAGGAAGGCCATCAACAACCTGTTCAGCCGGGTGTACAGCCTAACCAGCCGGGGCAACATAATAATCCTAACCAACATGGTCAGGAAGGCCATCAACAACCGGGTCAGCCGGGTGTACAGCCTAATCAGCCGGGGCAACATAATAATCCTAACCCACACGGTCAGGAAGGTCACCAGCAACCGGGTCAGCCGGGTGTACAGCCTAACCAGCCTGGGCAACATAATAATCCTAACCAACACGGTCAGGAAGGGCATCAACAACCGGGTCAGCCGGGGGCACAGCCTAATCAGCCTGGTGCCCGCCCAACCCGTGATGCTCAACAAGAGCAACAACATCAGCAGCAACAAGAGCAACAACGCCAACAGCAGCAGGCGCAGCAACAACAGGCTCAACAACAAGCGCAGCAGCAGGCTCAGCGTCAACAGCAACAAGCTCAACAACAACAGCGTCAGCAACAACAAGCGCAGCAGCAAGCTCAACAACAGCAGCGTCAGCAACAGCAAGCACAGCAGCAAGCTCAACAACAGCAGCGTCAGCAACAGCAAGCACAGCGTCAACAGCAACAAGCTCAACAGCAGCAACGCCAGCAACAACAGGCACAGCAGCAAGCCCAACGTCAACAGCAACAAGCACAGCAGCAGGCTCAACAACAGCAACGTCAGCAGCAACAAATGCAACAGCAGCAGCGCCAACAACAGCAAATGCAACAACAACAGCAACGTCAGCAACAGCAGATGCAGCAACAGCAAAGGCAACAACGCCCACCGCAGCAACAGCCGCAGGAACACCACCAGCGCTAA
- a CDS encoding thioredoxin family protein has translation MRKLSALLSVAVLMGLAILFFSVKKPEAVRIDTAPATQINFIEDSWGEALKQAAAQHKYIFVDAYATWCGPCKMLKATTFKNAKAADFFNKNFVNVAIDMEKGQGPELASAWGMQAYPTLIIFDSAGNPVLGTVGYIGANDLIKFGQKALSKKPVPAH, from the coding sequence ATGCGTAAATTATCTGCTTTACTTTCTGTGGCTGTCCTTATGGGATTGGCTATCTTATTTTTCTCGGTTAAGAAACCCGAAGCAGTCCGCATAGATACAGCTCCGGCTACGCAGATCAATTTTATAGAAGACTCCTGGGGCGAAGCACTTAAGCAAGCGGCAGCCCAACATAAATATATTTTTGTTGATGCCTACGCTACCTGGTGCGGCCCATGTAAAATGCTAAAAGCAACCACTTTTAAAAATGCCAAAGCTGCCGATTTTTTCAACAAAAACTTTGTGAACGTAGCCATTGACATGGAAAAAGGCCAGGGGCCTGAACTGGCTTCGGCGTGGGGAATGCAGGCTTATCCAACTTTAATTATCTTTGATTCGGCAGGTAACCCGGTATTGGGTACGGTTGGCTATATCGGCGCTAATGATCTGATTAAATTTGGACAGAAAGCATTAAGCAAAAAACCTGTGCCTGCACACTAA
- a CDS encoding 3-oxoacyl-ACP synthase codes for MNNTKLLLHQLCADHINTRINNAQHAIDEAQQGQQQETKSSAGDKYETGRAMMQQEINRNLGTLNEAKKLMVALNAVSTAGSSPIADTGSIVITNKGRFYLAISAGTLTLNGDNYFAVSPASPIGTKLKGKKAGDKFEVNGMGYEVVEVL; via the coding sequence ATGAATAACACCAAGCTTCTGCTGCATCAACTATGCGCCGACCATATTAACACGCGCATCAACAATGCACAGCATGCTATTGACGAAGCCCAACAGGGCCAGCAGCAGGAAACCAAAAGCAGTGCCGGCGATAAATACGAAACAGGCCGCGCCATGATGCAGCAGGAAATAAACCGCAACCTCGGCACACTTAACGAAGCTAAAAAGTTAATGGTGGCCCTCAATGCGGTAAGCACCGCAGGCTCATCGCCCATTGCCGATACCGGCAGCATTGTTATCACCAATAAAGGTCGCTTTTACCTGGCCATAAGCGCAGGCACACTAACCCTTAATGGCGATAATTATTTTGCCGTTTCGCCTGCATCACCCATCGGCACCAAACTTAAAGGCAAAAAAGCCGGGGATAAATTTGAAGTTAATGGGATGGGGTATGAGGTGGTAGAGGTGTTGTAA
- a CDS encoding DinB family protein: protein MTLLKIFSEELASEAQITRKMLERIPDDKFGWQPHPKSMTIKRLATHISDLPNWIAMALTTEELDFQNNNWEEPDLNTTAELLANLEKAVVNGENALANGKEEILDEPWVLRSGDQIFLTTKKREMIRTSLNQITHHRAQLGVFLRLLDIPIPGSYGPSADENGFA from the coding sequence ATGACACTATTAAAAATCTTCTCTGAAGAACTGGCAAGCGAAGCCCAAATCACACGTAAAATGCTGGAGCGCATCCCCGATGATAAATTCGGCTGGCAGCCCCATCCTAAAAGCATGACCATTAAACGGCTGGCTACCCATATCTCTGACCTACCCAACTGGATTGCCATGGCATTGACCACCGAAGAACTCGATTTCCAAAATAACAATTGGGAAGAACCTGATCTGAATACCACTGCCGAACTATTAGCCAATTTAGAAAAAGCAGTTGTTAACGGAGAAAATGCGCTGGCCAATGGCAAAGAAGAAATCCTGGATGAGCCATGGGTACTCCGCTCTGGCGACCAAATTTTTCTTACCACCAAAAAGCGCGAAATGATCCGTACATCGCTTAACCAGATTACGCATCACCGTGCACAGTTAGGTGTATTTTTAAGATTGTTAGACATCCCAATCCCCGGCAGTTACGGGCCAAGTGCAGATGAGAATGGCTTCGCATAA
- a CDS encoding helix-turn-helix transcriptional regulator, which translates to MNRIDRISAILIQLQSRRTVKAGDIASRFNISLRTVYRDVKTLEEAGIPIIGEAGIGYSLVDGYRLPPVMFTRDEAAAFLTAEKLVAQLTDDANGASYSSAMYKIKAVLKSVDKDYLEVIDNHIEVLRSRNHRELKEDVNPLQIILEAIAEKKILSITYTAAYKQTPTSREIEPVGVFYLDNHWHLIAYCRLRNDYRDFRFDRLDYISVTGESFTKAHPPLKEHLKSLYKANDLITIVIRIKRDTAPYMSEQRYYHGFVSETIDGDIVEMQFLTPYLEGFSRWYITFADHCTIVEPAALKERIKAMVEKISINL; encoded by the coding sequence ATGAACCGTATTGACCGTATCTCTGCTATATTAATTCAACTGCAATCGCGCCGAACGGTAAAGGCCGGCGATATTGCTTCGCGGTTTAATATCAGTTTGCGCACGGTTTATCGGGATGTTAAAACTTTGGAAGAGGCCGGGATCCCCATCATTGGCGAAGCTGGTATAGGATACTCTTTAGTCGACGGATACCGCCTGCCCCCGGTAATGTTTACCCGCGACGAAGCTGCCGCTTTTTTAACCGCCGAAAAGCTGGTAGCCCAGTTAACAGACGATGCCAATGGAGCCAGTTACAGTTCGGCGATGTATAAGATTAAAGCTGTGTTGAAAAGTGTAGACAAAGATTACCTGGAGGTTATCGATAATCATATCGAGGTTTTAAGATCCCGCAATCACCGGGAACTGAAGGAAGATGTTAACCCGCTGCAAATTATATTAGAAGCGATAGCCGAAAAAAAGATCTTATCTATCACCTATACTGCAGCCTATAAACAAACGCCAACCAGTCGCGAAATAGAACCTGTTGGCGTGTTTTACCTCGATAATCATTGGCACCTGATTGCGTATTGCCGGTTGAGAAATGATTACCGTGATTTCAGGTTCGACAGGCTGGATTATATTTCGGTTACCGGCGAAAGTTTCACAAAAGCTCATCCGCCGTTGAAGGAGCATTTGAAGAGTTTGTACAAGGCCAATGACCTGATCACAATTGTAATCCGCATTAAAAGAGATACTGCGCCTTATATGAGTGAGCAGCGTTATTACCATGGTTTTGTATCAGAAACTATTGATGGCGATATTGTTGAAATGCAATTTTTAACCCCTTACCTCGAAGGTTTTTCGCGCTGGTATATCACCTTTGCCGATCATTGTACCATAGTTGAACCGGCTGCCTTGAAAGAGCGGATTAAGGCCATGGTAGAAAAAATTTCAATTAATTTATAG
- a CDS encoding BamA/TamA family outer membrane protein, whose product MYLNKTLRIFSVCFALLIYCGIITASAQVIKGDSIKVAVAPEYDSVSNFHRTLFGENYRKLWATPVTMKVFYLEKEKGGLTVVGKGGGKQTQSLQLKDKQGNEWRLRTVQKYPDRALPPDLRKTIVKDILQDEVSTSHPFSALIVPPLAQALGIPHSEPQIVYVADDPGLGKYRKDYANKVFLFEDRDPLDVDKSDNTEKAEKKLEADNDNRVEQKLVLRARLLDIVIGDWDRHEDQWRWVHDKGDTGIVYTPIPRDRDKVFYTTSGIFPWVLAHQYLKSQLQPYAGDIRDVPGWNFNARYFDRYFLTSLSEDDWKEQIADVQRLLTDSLIASAMKRMPDNIYRMSAPQLIPALEARRNNLLKIGLTYYNFLADHVDIPATNKMERFDVDEQAGGKVEVTIHKIKKSGDTAQVIYHRIFDPSVTKEIRLYGLGGKDVFNVTGTEPSPIKVRMIGGDGVDSFYVDKKLNNRNDLYVYDRSDEKNSLPPRAYAKIRTAKDTLVNSFDRTAFKYNNTSPIVLANYSTDEGIILIGGMLFEKQGFRKEPYAYRQTVVLGYSLGRQSFMINYNGDFKKAIGNSDLNVAISSKGPHNIANFFGIGNNTVFNKDDNHGIEYYRNHYNYINIDTRLFHTYNNWQVSGGIAGQIYYASESDNVNHFLGTYSQQNPDQNNYSSKLFAGAVVGLRYDTRNSITNPSSGVYWNTNVTTLTGVANANNTFSSVLSEFNTYFTPFGDSTFIVANRVGGGTIIGHALFFQDMRLGGPQNLRGLHTNRYTGRTMAYDNFEIRMKLFNFNSYLLPGTVGLLGFNDIGRVWEPGEKSDEWHDGYGGGIFIIPARAFTFSAVMGFSKDGALPYLNFGFRF is encoded by the coding sequence ATGTACCTCAATAAAACCCTCAGAATTTTCAGCGTATGTTTCGCTCTTTTAATCTATTGCGGCATTATAACAGCCTCGGCACAGGTTATTAAAGGCGATAGTATAAAAGTTGCCGTAGCTCCAGAATACGATAGCGTAAGCAATTTTCATCGCACCTTGTTCGGCGAAAATTACCGTAAACTTTGGGCTACGCCGGTAACCATGAAGGTTTTTTATCTCGAGAAAGAAAAAGGCGGCTTAACCGTTGTTGGCAAAGGCGGTGGTAAACAAACCCAATCACTGCAATTAAAAGATAAACAAGGTAACGAGTGGCGCTTGCGTACTGTGCAAAAATATCCCGACCGTGCATTACCGCCTGATTTGCGCAAAACCATTGTTAAAGATATTTTGCAGGATGAGGTATCAACCTCGCATCCATTTTCAGCCTTGATAGTCCCACCACTGGCGCAGGCCTTGGGTATCCCGCACTCAGAACCACAGATTGTTTACGTGGCCGACGACCCGGGACTGGGTAAATACCGAAAGGATTACGCCAATAAAGTTTTCCTTTTTGAAGACCGTGACCCACTCGATGTGGACAAAAGTGATAATACCGAAAAGGCCGAAAAGAAACTGGAAGCTGATAATGATAACCGTGTTGAACAAAAACTGGTGTTACGTGCGCGTCTCTTAGATATTGTAATTGGCGACTGGGACCGCCACGAAGACCAATGGCGCTGGGTGCATGATAAAGGCGATACAGGTATTGTTTACACCCCAATCCCCCGCGATCGTGATAAGGTATTTTATACTACCTCAGGTATTTTCCCCTGGGTTTTGGCTCACCAATATTTAAAATCTCAGCTACAACCTTATGCAGGCGATATCCGCGATGTACCGGGATGGAATTTTAATGCCCGTTACTTCGACCGTTATTTTTTAACCTCTTTAAGTGAGGATGACTGGAAAGAGCAAATTGCCGATGTGCAACGCCTGCTGACCGATAGCCTGATAGCAAGTGCGATGAAACGGATGCCCGATAATATCTATCGTATGTCGGCCCCTCAATTGATCCCGGCGCTGGAGGCGAGAAGAAATAATTTGCTGAAGATTGGTTTAACCTATTATAATTTCCTGGCCGACCATGTGGACATCCCCGCCACTAATAAAATGGAACGCTTTGATGTGGATGAGCAGGCAGGTGGCAAGGTAGAAGTAACCATCCATAAAATTAAGAAGAGCGGCGATACGGCGCAGGTAATTTACCATCGCATATTCGACCCATCGGTTACCAAAGAGATTCGATTATATGGCTTGGGTGGTAAAGATGTTTTCAATGTAACCGGTACCGAACCATCACCCATTAAAGTACGCATGATAGGCGGCGATGGCGTAGATAGTTTTTATGTAGATAAAAAGCTGAACAACCGGAATGATCTGTATGTGTATGACCGGTCGGACGAAAAAAATAGCCTGCCCCCACGCGCTTATGCCAAGATTCGCACGGCGAAGGATACACTGGTCAACTCCTTTGATCGCACTGCTTTTAAATATAATAATACATCGCCCATTGTACTGGCCAATTACAGTACAGACGAAGGCATTATCCTGATAGGCGGTATGTTGTTTGAGAAGCAAGGCTTCCGCAAAGAACCTTATGCGTATAGGCAAACCGTAGTATTGGGTTATTCGCTCGGCAGGCAATCGTTTATGATCAATTATAATGGGGACTTTAAAAAGGCCATCGGTAACAGCGATTTAAATGTGGCTATCAGTTCAAAAGGCCCGCATAATATTGCCAACTTTTTCGGCATCGGTAATAATACTGTATTTAATAAGGATGATAACCACGGCATAGAATACTATCGCAACCATTACAACTATATTAATATAGATACCCGTTTGTTCCACACCTACAATAACTGGCAGGTAAGCGGGGGTATAGCCGGGCAAATCTATTATGCATCAGAGTCTGATAACGTAAACCATTTCCTGGGTACCTACAGCCAGCAAAACCCCGATCAAAATAATTATAGCTCCAAGCTTTTTGCAGGTGCAGTAGTTGGGCTTAGGTATGATACCCGTAACAGCATTACTAATCCCAGTAGCGGCGTGTATTGGAATACCAACGTTACTACCTTAACAGGTGTGGCTAATGCAAATAATACGTTTTCCTCTGTGCTGTCGGAGTTTAACACTTATTTTACACCATTCGGCGATTCCACATTTATAGTTGCTAACCGTGTTGGCGGGGGTACTATTATCGGTCATGCACTGTTCTTTCAGGATATGCGCTTGGGCGGTCCGCAAAACTTACGTGGTTTACACACTAACCGTTACACCGGCCGTACGATGGCTTATGATAACTTCGAGATCAGGATGAAGCTGTTTAACTTCAACTCTTACCTTTTACCGGGTACAGTTGGCTTGTTAGGCTTCAACGATATTGGCCGTGTATGGGAACCCGGCGAAAAATCGGACGAGTGGCATGATGGCTATGGCGGCGGTATATTTATTATCCCGGCACGGGCCTTTACTTTCTCGGCTGTAATGGGCTTCTCTAAAGATGGCGCATTGCCTTATCTGAATTTTGGATTTAGGTTTTAA
- a CDS encoding BamA/TamA family outer membrane protein — protein MKKLLYCLLLLIPIAVQAQDNVVQRIIYIGDAGEADKQQGGVLTHAQSKILSGKTTVVYLGDNIYPTGMGLPGSKEEKETEEILQSQYQPMRSKGAPVYFIPGNHDWDRMGPQGLAKMKRQWEYIKEQKDSLLKVVPENGCPGPYEIKINDNLVVVAFDSEWWVYIYSKENPDADCDCKTTDEVTARFREILNRNRDKVIMLADHHPFWSYGHHGGYYDIMDYFFPLTSVQQNLYVPLPGLGALYPLLRGTFSVTEDQGHPLYRNMIEKIDGVFKDFPNVIHVSGHEHGLQFIKDHEQIQVVSGSGAKEAFVKKGKYALYAQTKPGFVTADLLTDKSIKFTYYAGADTVFNEVFSYTKPYKPVAPPVISTNKPITADSITVKAKPEYDQVSSLHRKLYGENYRKEWAAPVKLPVIKVSSFKGGLTPIQFGSVHQTKSLLLKDANGKQWILSSIEKYPEILLPEARRETFAKSWVDDAMSGQHPYASLMVPVLADAVKVAHTKPIIGWVSPDRKLGFYEKDFAGTICLLEESDPGHKSDNTGLMMRKLNRDNANRVDTLEFYRARLLDWFIGDWDQQQDQWRWVDKQRGKNKYYSAEPRNREAAFFINEGAVHQLASASWMSPYLRGYKAKKDNINDFYYNGRELDARFLSGISYDTWMQTAKEFAAAMTDSVLNRSLNQLPKAAYDLRHRELLKLMQRRRDNLVAAADRYYRFFNRIVDIKATDVDELFIIKDTTDNNVRVSVYKRTPDGGISYALFSKVFDHTITQELRIYASKGNDSISVDDQSTNIKVRLIGGQGTKSYHVISSNQHTKVYGKGANAVFSGPAANQITKHFSNDSTTVGYVPVNLFNNTIPLASIGYNPDDGFWLEGGVKFIRQGFRKAPGSTQQVTLMHGFGNDATRLRYTGEWFNAMGKADLELQARVYTPNVINYFGQGNNTQFNKTGDYQTYYRARFDLIGFDANARFHNATGSENVRIGPTVQYYHYLGDDNIRLIDNPSLIHNYDSETINKDKVYAGINATYIDDKRNKQILADWGLYLSLKLQSMIGLNTYSNAYTQLIPELQLYKSVTTKSTFVISDKMGGGLTFGKTPFYQSMFLGGPDNMPGFRQYRFAGQQMFYNNLSARVKINNLSPYILPGQYGVTATYGLGRVWGNDQPSHVWHNSVAGGLYFAPADLMLLQLQTGYSKDGWYPYIILKLNI, from the coding sequence ATGAAGAAACTGTTGTACTGCTTATTGCTTTTAATCCCTATTGCTGTACAGGCACAGGATAATGTAGTACAACGTATTATTTATATAGGCGATGCCGGCGAAGCTGACAAGCAGCAGGGCGGCGTACTTACCCACGCACAAAGCAAAATCCTCAGCGGTAAAACCACAGTAGTTTATCTCGGTGATAACATTTACCCAACAGGTATGGGCTTGCCCGGTAGCAAGGAGGAAAAAGAAACCGAAGAGATCCTGCAATCGCAATATCAACCTATGCGCAGTAAAGGTGCGCCTGTTTACTTCATCCCCGGCAACCATGATTGGGACAGGATGGGTCCGCAAGGGTTGGCCAAAATGAAACGCCAGTGGGAGTATATTAAAGAGCAAAAAGATTCGCTGCTGAAAGTGGTGCCTGAGAACGGCTGCCCCGGTCCTTACGAAATTAAGATCAATGATAACCTCGTAGTTGTTGCTTTTGATTCTGAGTGGTGGGTTTATATCTACAGTAAAGAAAACCCCGATGCCGATTGCGATTGCAAAACTACCGATGAGGTTACCGCCCGTTTCCGTGAGATCCTGAACCGTAACCGAGACAAGGTAATTATGCTGGCCGATCACCATCCGTTCTGGTCGTATGGGCACCATGGTGGATATTATGATATTATGGATTACTTTTTTCCATTGACTTCGGTTCAGCAAAATCTGTACGTGCCATTGCCTGGATTAGGTGCTCTTTACCCATTATTACGCGGTACGTTTTCGGTAACTGAAGATCAGGGTCACCCGCTGTACCGCAACATGATCGAAAAGATCGACGGCGTGTTTAAAGATTTCCCCAATGTAATCCATGTATCCGGCCACGAGCATGGTTTGCAGTTTATTAAAGATCATGAACAGATCCAGGTGGTAAGCGGCTCTGGAGCTAAAGAAGCTTTTGTAAAAAAAGGTAAATATGCCCTCTATGCCCAAACCAAACCCGGTTTTGTAACTGCGGATTTGCTGACCGATAAAAGCATTAAGTTTACTTACTACGCCGGTGCCGATACTGTTTTCAATGAAGTATTCTCGTACACCAAACCTTATAAACCTGTTGCTCCGCCGGTAATAAGTACCAATAAACCGATAACAGCCGATAGCATCACTGTAAAAGCCAAGCCCGAATACGACCAGGTGAGCAGTTTGCATCGCAAATTATATGGCGAAAATTACCGTAAAGAATGGGCTGCGCCTGTGAAGTTACCGGTGATAAAAGTGAGTAGCTTTAAAGGTGGTTTAACACCAATACAGTTCGGTAGCGTGCATCAAACCAAATCATTGTTGTTAAAGGATGCCAATGGTAAACAATGGATTCTAAGCAGCATCGAAAAATATCCTGAAATACTATTACCCGAAGCCAGGCGCGAAACTTTCGCCAAATCGTGGGTTGATGATGCCATGTCGGGCCAGCACCCTTATGCCTCGTTAATGGTACCGGTTTTGGCCGATGCGGTTAAGGTAGCGCATACTAAACCGATAATCGGCTGGGTATCGCCGGATAGGAAACTGGGCTTTTACGAGAAAGATTTTGCCGGAACAATTTGCCTGCTCGAGGAAAGCGACCCCGGTCATAAATCAGACAATACCGGTTTAATGATGCGCAAGCTAAACCGGGATAATGCCAACCGGGTTGACACTTTAGAGTTTTATCGCGCAAGGCTGCTCGACTGGTTTATTGGCGATTGGGACCAGCAGCAGGACCAGTGGCGCTGGGTTGATAAACAACGCGGCAAAAATAAATACTACAGTGCTGAGCCCCGCAACCGCGAAGCCGCATTCTTTATCAACGAAGGCGCTGTGCATCAGCTGGCATCTGCCTCGTGGATGTCGCCTTACCTGCGGGGATATAAGGCTAAGAAAGATAACATCAACGATTTTTACTACAATGGCCGCGAGCTGGATGCGCGCTTCTTATCAGGCATCAGCTATGATACCTGGATGCAGACTGCTAAAGAATTTGCAGCAGCCATGACGGATTCTGTATTGAACAGATCATTAAACCAATTACCCAAAGCAGCTTACGACCTCCGACACCGTGAACTATTAAAACTCATGCAGCGCCGTCGCGATAACCTGGTAGCTGCTGCCGATAGGTATTACAGGTTCTTTAACCGTATTGTTGATATTAAGGCTACCGATGTGGATGAACTGTTTATCATTAAAGATACAACTGACAATAACGTGCGCGTCTCAGTTTATAAGCGAACTCCCGATGGCGGTATCAGCTATGCGCTGTTCTCTAAAGTATTCGACCATACCATTACACAAGAGCTTCGAATATATGCCAGTAAGGGGAACGATAGTATTTCTGTCGACGATCAATCGACCAACATTAAAGTGAGGCTGATAGGAGGGCAGGGGACGAAAAGTTATCATGTCATCAGCTCAAATCAACATACCAAAGTTTATGGAAAAGGAGCAAATGCCGTGTTTAGCGGCCCGGCGGCAAATCAGATTACTAAGCATTTTTCAAACGACTCAACTACGGTAGGCTATGTGCCGGTTAATTTGTTTAATAATACCATTCCGCTGGCTTCAATAGGCTACAATCCCGATGATGGTTTTTGGCTTGAAGGTGGGGTGAAGTTCATCAGGCAGGGTTTCCGCAAAGCGCCCGGCAGTACGCAGCAGGTTACTTTAATGCATGGCTTTGGTAATGATGCCACTCGTCTGCGCTATACCGGCGAGTGGTTCAACGCCATGGGCAAAGCCGACCTCGAATTACAAGCCAGGGTTTACACGCCTAATGTGATCAACTATTTCGGCCAGGGTAATAATACACAGTTCAACAAAACAGGCGATTACCAAACCTATTATCGGGCAAGGTTCGATCTCATTGGGTTCGATGCCAATGCACGTTTCCATAACGCAACAGGGTCTGAAAATGTGCGCATCGGGCCAACGGTGCAATACTACCATTACCTCGGCGATGATAATATCCGCCTCATCGATAATCCATCTCTCATCCATAATTATGATAGCGAAACCATCAATAAAGACAAAGTTTACGCCGGTATTAATGCTACTTATATTGATGATAAACGTAATAAGCAAATACTGGCCGACTGGGGCCTATACCTCAGCCTCAAATTGCAAAGCATGATCGGTTTAAATACTTATTCTAACGCTTATACTCAGTTGATACCAGAATTGCAGTTGTATAAAAGTGTAACTACCAAATCAACCTTCGTGATCAGTGATAAAATGGGCGGTGGCTTAACTTTTGGCAAAACGCCTTTTTATCAGTCCATGTTTTTGGGCGGGCCCGATAATATGCCGGGTTTCAGGCAATACCGCTTTGCGGGGCAGCAAATGTTTTATAATAACTTGTCGGCAAGGGTAAAAATCAATAATTTGTCGCCTTACATTTTACCGGGTCAGTATGGCGTAACTGCCACTTACGGTTTGGGTAGGGTTTGGGGGAATGATCAGCCGTCGCATGTATGGCATAACAGTGTGGCAGGTGGCTTGTATTTTGCGCCGGCCGATTTAATGTTGTTGCAATTACAAACCGGTTACTCTAAAGATGGCTGGTATCCGTATATCATCTTAAAACTTAATATTTAA